In Dyella terrae, one DNA window encodes the following:
- the glmM gene encoding phosphoglucosamine mutase — MTARKYFGTDGIRGPVGQWPISADFMLRLGRAAGVALAREGKRPKVLIGKDTRVSGYMFESALEAGLVAAGVDVGLLGPMPTPAVAFLTRSLRAQAGIVISASHNPHQDNGIKFFSASGEKLSDELEHAIEIELDAEFTTVSSEKLGKAIRIDDAVTRYTEFCKATVDEHFSLNGARIVLDCANGATYQVAPKVFRELGAEVIAIGDKPDGFNINRNVGSTHPQALREAVLEHRADLGIAFDGDGDRVQMVDRNGEIADGDDLMYVIALSWLEQGRLTGPVVGTLMSNYGLQKVLGELGVEFIRANVGDRYVMQQLKQFGGLLGGETSGHILCLDRATTGDGIVSALAVMEALNGRDLADARKGLHKMPQLMINVRADGARESLQSDEVKQALAHAEKTLEGRGRVVLRASGTEPLVRVTVEAADEAEVRHVAETLADVVKSVAERS; from the coding sequence ATGACGGCACGCAAGTACTTCGGCACGGATGGCATTCGCGGTCCCGTCGGTCAATGGCCGATCAGCGCGGATTTCATGCTGCGACTCGGCCGCGCTGCCGGTGTGGCACTCGCGCGGGAAGGCAAGCGCCCGAAGGTGCTGATCGGCAAGGACACCCGCGTGTCAGGCTACATGTTCGAATCCGCGCTTGAAGCGGGCCTCGTGGCCGCGGGCGTCGACGTCGGGCTGCTCGGCCCCATGCCGACCCCGGCCGTGGCCTTCCTCACGCGCTCGCTGCGCGCGCAGGCCGGCATCGTCATCAGCGCCTCGCATAACCCGCACCAGGACAACGGCATCAAGTTCTTCTCGGCCTCGGGCGAAAAGCTGTCCGACGAGCTGGAGCACGCGATCGAGATCGAGCTCGATGCGGAATTCACCACCGTCTCCTCGGAAAAACTCGGCAAGGCCATCCGAATCGACGATGCGGTGACGCGCTACACCGAATTCTGCAAGGCCACCGTCGACGAGCATTTCAGCCTCAACGGCGCGCGCATCGTGCTCGACTGCGCGAACGGCGCCACGTATCAGGTGGCGCCCAAGGTATTCCGTGAGTTGGGTGCCGAGGTGATCGCCATCGGCGACAAGCCCGATGGCTTCAACATCAACCGCAACGTCGGTTCCACCCATCCGCAGGCGCTGCGCGAAGCGGTGCTGGAGCATCGCGCGGACCTGGGTATTGCCTTCGACGGCGATGGCGATCGCGTGCAGATGGTCGACCGCAACGGCGAGATCGCCGACGGCGACGACCTGATGTACGTCATCGCGCTCAGCTGGCTGGAGCAGGGGCGCCTCACCGGTCCCGTCGTCGGCACCCTGATGAGCAACTACGGCCTGCAGAAGGTGCTGGGCGAGCTGGGCGTGGAGTTCATCCGCGCCAATGTCGGCGACCGCTACGTCATGCAGCAGCTCAAGCAGTTCGGCGGCCTGCTCGGCGGTGAGACGTCCGGCCACATCCTGTGCCTGGATCGCGCCACCACCGGCGACGGCATCGTGTCGGCCCTGGCCGTGATGGAGGCGCTCAACGGCCGGGATCTGGCCGACGCCCGCAAGGGCCTTCACAAAATGCCCCAGCTGATGATCAACGTCCGGGCCGACGGTGCCCGGGAATCCCTGCAAAGCGACGAAGTGAAACAGGCCCTGGCCCACGCCGAAAAGACCCTCGAAGGCCGTGGCCGCGTGGTGTTGCGGGCCTCCGGCACCGAGCCCCTGGTGCGCGTGACGGTGGAGGCGGCCGACGAGGCCGAAGTGCGGCACGTGGCAGAAACCCTGGCAGACGTCGTAAAATCCGTCGCCGAACGCTCGTGA
- the tpiA gene encoding triose-phosphate isomerase: protein MRRKLVAGNWKMHGSRSMAQALVVEIVAGKPADVDVAVFPPFPYIAGLSDAHASSGVAIGGQDVSEHEGQGAYTGEVSAAMLADVGAQWALVGHSERRQYHGESDELVARKFAAARAGGLTPILCLGETLEQREAGETEQVIARQLAAVLAVNGIGSFDTAVIAYEPVWAIGTGRTASPEQAQEVHAFIRSQLAKEDAMIARLTRLLYGGSVKAANAAELFAQADVDGGLIGGASLTATDFLAICAAAH, encoded by the coding sequence ATGCGCAGAAAGCTCGTCGCCGGAAACTGGAAGATGCACGGCAGCCGCTCGATGGCGCAGGCGCTGGTCGTCGAGATCGTGGCCGGCAAGCCTGCCGACGTCGACGTGGCCGTCTTTCCGCCGTTCCCCTACATCGCGGGCCTCAGCGATGCCCATGCCAGCTCCGGTGTCGCCATCGGCGGCCAGGACGTCAGCGAGCACGAGGGGCAGGGCGCCTACACGGGTGAAGTCTCCGCCGCGATGCTGGCCGACGTCGGCGCGCAGTGGGCTCTGGTCGGCCACTCCGAGCGCCGCCAGTATCACGGCGAGAGCGACGAGCTGGTGGCGCGCAAGTTCGCCGCCGCCCGCGCCGGTGGCCTGACCCCCATCCTCTGCCTCGGCGAAACCCTGGAACAGCGCGAAGCCGGCGAAACCGAGCAGGTTATCGCCCGTCAGCTGGCCGCCGTGCTGGCCGTCAACGGCATCGGCAGCTTCGATACCGCCGTGATCGCGTATGAGCCGGTCTGGGCCATCGGCACCGGTCGCACCGCCTCGCCGGAGCAGGCCCAGGAGGTCCACGCGTTCATCCGTAGCCAACTGGCAAAAGAAGATGCTATGATCGCCCGTCTGACTCGACTGCTTTACGGCGGAAGTGTCAAAGCGGCAAATGCCGCGGAATTGTTCGCGCAAGCGGACGTGGACGGGGGGTTGATCGGCGGCGCTTCATTGACCGCAACCGATTTTCTCGCCATCTGCGCTGCAGCGCACTGA
- the folP gene encoding dihydropteroate synthase yields MSVDLFAPVLDCAGRPLRLDRARVVGIVNVTPDSFSDGGSHATTEAAVAHGLKLAEEGADMLDVGGESTRPGAADVSVEDELRRVIPVIEQLAARTTLPIAVDTSKPEVMRAAVAAGAGMINDVYALRREGALDAVAELRVAVCLMHMQGEPRSMQDEPHYDDVVGDVHRFLTDRLFACELAGIDKRQVMVDPGFGFGKNLEHNLALLRATERFANLGSGVYIGLSRKSMIGEITGRKAPQDRAAGSVAAAMIAVQRGARIVRVHDVAATVDALAVWQAVAKGDAAPRRDDRPAMPRWPDDE; encoded by the coding sequence ATGTCCGTCGATCTGTTCGCGCCCGTTCTTGACTGCGCCGGCCGTCCGCTCCGCCTCGATCGCGCGCGTGTAGTCGGCATCGTCAATGTCACGCCTGACTCCTTCTCCGACGGCGGCAGCCACGCCACCACCGAAGCGGCCGTGGCCCACGGCCTGAAGCTGGCGGAGGAGGGCGCGGACATGCTCGACGTTGGTGGCGAGTCGACCCGGCCCGGCGCCGCGGATGTGTCGGTCGAGGATGAGTTGCGCCGCGTCATCCCGGTCATTGAACAGCTGGCCGCGCGCACGACGCTGCCCATTGCCGTGGACACGTCCAAGCCCGAAGTCATGCGCGCTGCCGTGGCCGCGGGCGCGGGCATGATCAACGACGTCTATGCGCTGCGCCGCGAAGGCGCGCTCGATGCCGTGGCGGAACTTCGCGTGGCCGTGTGCCTCATGCACATGCAGGGTGAGCCGCGCAGCATGCAGGACGAGCCTCATTACGACGACGTGGTAGGCGACGTGCATCGCTTCCTCACCGATCGCCTGTTTGCCTGCGAACTGGCGGGTATCGACAAGCGGCAGGTGATGGTCGACCCGGGCTTCGGCTTCGGCAAGAACCTCGAACACAACCTCGCGCTGCTGCGCGCGACCGAACGCTTCGCGAATCTTGGCAGCGGCGTGTATATCGGTCTCTCGCGCAAATCAATGATCGGCGAGATCACCGGGCGCAAGGCGCCGCAGGATCGCGCCGCCGGCTCGGTGGCTGCGGCGATGATTGCGGTGCAACGCGGCGCACGCATCGTGCGTGTACACGATGTGGCCGCCACCGTAGATGCGTTGGCCGTATGGCAAGCCGTGGCGAAAGGCGATGCGGCACCGCGCCGCGACGACCGTCCCGCCATGCCGCGCTGGCCCGACGACGAATAA
- a CDS encoding SDR family NAD(P)-dependent oxidoreductase, which translates to MTPARPTSLITGASAGIGAAFARDLAKRGHDLILTARRADRLEALATELRDAHGGKVTILPCDLANPDASEKLCADIEALGLHVDWLVNNAGYGVPGTFEANAWQTHADFIQVLMTAPAELAWRLLPGMRERRYGRIINVASLAGHVPGSAGHTLYAASKAYLIKFSQSLALENQMLGVHVCALCPGFTWSEFHDVTGTRELMNKLPGFMWQTAEVVVSEGVEAVERGEIVHVTGSVNRFIKALMKLLPDRLTLWLSARESRRYRQLEAAP; encoded by the coding sequence ATGACTCCTGCTCGTCCTACGTCGCTGATTACAGGCGCTTCTGCTGGCATTGGCGCTGCGTTTGCACGCGATCTCGCCAAACGCGGACATGACTTGATCCTGACCGCGCGTCGCGCGGATCGCCTGGAAGCGCTGGCGACGGAGCTGCGTGACGCGCATGGCGGCAAGGTCACGATCCTGCCTTGCGATCTTGCCAATCCGGATGCGTCGGAGAAGCTTTGTGCGGATATTGAGGCGCTCGGCCTGCATGTCGACTGGCTGGTGAACAATGCCGGTTATGGCGTGCCCGGCACCTTCGAGGCCAATGCCTGGCAAACGCATGCGGACTTTATCCAGGTGCTGATGACGGCGCCCGCGGAACTGGCCTGGCGCCTGCTGCCGGGCATGCGCGAGCGCCGCTATGGCCGGATCATCAACGTCGCTTCGCTGGCCGGGCATGTGCCGGGCTCGGCGGGACATACGTTGTATGCGGCATCCAAGGCTTACCTGATCAAGTTCTCGCAGTCACTGGCGCTGGAAAACCAGATGCTCGGCGTGCACGTCTGCGCGCTCTGCCCGGGCTTTACGTGGTCCGAGTTCCACGATGTCACCGGCACGCGCGAACTGATGAACAAGCTGCCGGGCTTCATGTGGCAGACGGCCGAGGTGGTCGTGAGCGAAGGCGTCGAAGCGGTTGAGCGTGGCGAGATCGTGCATGTCACGGGCTCGGTGAATCGTTTCATCAAGGCCTTGATGAAGTTGCTGCCGGATCGGCTGACGCTGTGGCTGTCGGCGCGGGAATCGCGGCGGTATCGGCAGCTGGAAGCCGCGCCGTAA
- a CDS encoding isopenicillin N synthase family dioxygenase, producing the protein MKKVPTLDIRRYETDRDAFVAEIGAAYREYGFCCISGHGIPRELIDGAYEAFQTFFALPAETKLQYHLKGTGGARGYTPFKVETAKDSKYADLKEFWHVGREIPRDSRFADVMAPNVWPKEVPQFEKYGYGLFDALDQLGSRVLRALALHINLPENYFQDKTDQGNSILRPIHYPPITEENVPNVRAGAHEDINFITLLVGASAEGLEVLTREGDWLPITTEGDAIVVNIGDMLQRLTNHVYPSTTHRVVNPQNDNARKPRYSVPYFLHPNPDVVLDPVAECITPDNPSRYDTSITSHEYLLERLREIKLI; encoded by the coding sequence ATGAAAAAAGTACCTACCCTCGACATCCGTCGTTACGAGACTGATCGCGACGCTTTTGTCGCCGAAATCGGCGCCGCCTACCGTGAATATGGCTTCTGCTGCATCTCCGGCCACGGCATCCCGCGCGAACTGATCGACGGCGCCTACGAGGCTTTCCAGACATTCTTCGCCCTGCCTGCCGAAACCAAGCTCCAGTACCACCTCAAGGGCACCGGCGGCGCGCGAGGCTACACGCCGTTCAAGGTCGAAACCGCCAAGGACAGCAAGTACGCCGACCTCAAGGAGTTCTGGCACGTCGGTCGCGAAATCCCGCGCGATTCGCGCTTCGCGGACGTGATGGCGCCGAACGTGTGGCCGAAGGAAGTGCCCCAGTTCGAAAAGTACGGCTACGGCCTGTTCGATGCGCTGGACCAGCTCGGCTCGCGCGTGCTGCGCGCCCTGGCCCTGCACATCAACCTCCCGGAGAACTACTTCCAGGACAAGACCGACCAGGGCAACTCGATCCTGCGTCCGATCCACTACCCGCCGATCACCGAAGAAAACGTCCCGAACGTTCGCGCCGGCGCGCATGAAGACATCAACTTCATCACGCTGCTCGTCGGTGCCAGCGCCGAAGGTCTGGAAGTGCTGACGCGCGAAGGCGACTGGCTGCCGATCACCACCGAAGGCGACGCCATCGTGGTGAACATCGGCGACATGCTGCAGCGCCTCACCAACCACGTGTACCCGTCCACCACCCACCGCGTGGTGAACCCGCAGAACGACAACGCCCGCAAGCCGCGCTACTCGGTCCCGTACTTCCTGCACCCGAACCCCGACGTCGTCCTCGACCCGGTCGCCGAGTGCATCACCCCGGACAACCCGAGCCGCTACGACACCTCCATCACCTCGCACGAGTACCTGCTCGAGCGCCTGCGTGAGATCAAGCTGATCTGA
- the orn gene encoding oligoribonuclease: MSQANDDNLIWIDLEMTGLDTDNDSVLEIATIVTDKDLNILAEGPVFAIRHTLEQLEAMDAWNRNQHRKSGLWDQVLASTDDHAIAEQATLEFLKQWVGPGKSPMCGNSICQDRRFLHRQMSRLERFFHYRNLDVSTLKELSRRWSPSIGKGFSKESAHTALSDIRDSIDELRYYRQYMGALGGAG; the protein is encoded by the coding sequence ATGAGCCAAGCGAACGACGACAATCTAATCTGGATCGACCTGGAAATGACCGGTCTGGATACCGACAACGATTCCGTTCTCGAAATCGCCACCATCGTGACCGACAAGGATCTGAACATCCTGGCCGAAGGCCCCGTGTTCGCCATCCGGCACACGCTGGAGCAGCTTGAAGCGATGGACGCATGGAATCGCAACCAGCACCGCAAGTCCGGCCTGTGGGATCAGGTGCTGGCCTCGACCGACGATCACGCGATCGCCGAGCAGGCCACGCTGGAATTCCTCAAGCAGTGGGTAGGACCGGGCAAGTCGCCGATGTGCGGCAATTCGATCTGCCAGGATCGCCGCTTCCTGCATCGCCAGATGTCGCGCCTGGAGCGCTTCTTCCATTACCGCAACCTCGACGTATCGACGCTCAAGGAGCTGTCGCGCCGATGGTCGCCGAGCATCGGCAAGGGTTTCAGCAAGGAATCGGCGCATACGGCGCTGTCCGACATTCGCGACTCGATCGACGAATTGCGCTATTACCGCCAGTACATGGGCGCCCTCGGCGGCGCTGGTTGA